The uncultured Campylobacter sp. genome contains a region encoding:
- the rimM gene encoding ribosome maturation factor RimM (Essential for efficient processing of 16S rRNA) has protein sequence MSEFIEVALLGKTVGLKGFVRLHNICDFPDQFKKNTVFYDMDGSKLIVKNYNCANDTIVFYGFEDVDSAKTLTNKIIYTTKEETRKNCKLKKGEFFYFDIIGCEIYENNQRLGEVEDIDAVGANHLFLVKTDENLITKGLEKSFYIPYIDIYVEKVDVENKKIYTKNAILILENS, from the coding sequence TTGAGTGAATTTATAGAAGTCGCGTTACTTGGAAAAACCGTAGGGCTAAAAGGTTTTGTCAGGCTTCACAATATATGTGATTTCCCCGACCAGTTTAAGAAAAATACCGTTTTTTATGATATGGACGGCAGTAAACTGATCGTCAAGAACTACAACTGCGCAAATGATACGATTGTTTTTTATGGTTTTGAGGATGTAGATAGTGCAAAAACTCTCACAAACAAAATAATTTACACTACAAAAGAAGAAACTAGAAAAAATTGTAAACTAAAAAAAGGCGAATTTTTCTATTTTGATATCATCGGTTGTGAAATTTATGAGAATAACCAAAGGCTGGGCGAGGTAGAGGATATAGATGCAGTCGGGGCAAATCATCTATTTCTCGTAAAAACCGATGAAAATTTAATCACCAAAGGGTTGGAAAAAAGTTTTTATATTCCATACATCGACATTTATGTAGAAAAAGTCGATGTAGAAAACAAAAAAATATATACCAAGAATGCTATCTTGATTTTAGAAAATTCCTGA
- the rpsP gene encoding 30S ribosomal protein S16 produces MATVVRLTRMGRKKKPFYRIVVTDSRKRRDGGWIESIGYYNPMIEPEVVKFDAERLAYWKGVGAKLSDRVAKITSK; encoded by the coding sequence ATGGCAACAGTAGTAAGACTAACGAGAATGGGACGCAAGAAAAAACCTTTTTATCGTATAGTCGTAACGGATAGCAGAAAAAGAAGAGACGGCGGCTGGATAGAGTCGATCGGCTACTACAATCCTATGATTGAGCCTGAGGTAGTAAAATTTGATGCTGAGCGCTTGGCTTATTGGAAAGGCGTTGGCGCAAAACTTAGCGATAGGGTTGCAAAAATAACTAGCAAATAA
- a CDS encoding KH domain-containing protein, whose protein sequence is MVENFLLEYAKLIADFPEKVKLERVKLGDDFTELVIYADKVDTGKLIGKDGRTINAIKTVIVGYKAKDTTSYRVTVKHLE, encoded by the coding sequence ATGGTAGAAAATTTTTTACTTGAATACGCTAAACTCATTGCTGATTTTCCAGAAAAAGTAAAACTTGAACGAGTCAAGCTTGGCGATGATTTTACCGAACTAGTAATATATGCCGACAAGGTTGATACCGGTAAACTAATCGGTAAAGACGGCAGAACAATAAATGCTATAAAAACCGTTATTGTCGGCTATAAAGCTAAAGATACTACTTCATACCGCGTTACGGTAAAACACCTTGAGTGA